A genomic window from Periweissella cryptocerci includes:
- the arsC gene encoding arsenate reductase (thioredoxin) — protein sequence MTQVYFLCTGNSCRSQIAEGYAKQMHPEWIIASAGVEQHGLNPRAVAVMAADGVDISQHTSKLIDNDYLLSSDLVITLCGDARDKCPVTPPTIERLHWGLNDPAQATGTEDEIMAVFREVRDEIKKQIENLAV from the coding sequence ATGACGCAAGTATATTTTTTATGTACTGGTAACTCATGCCGCAGTCAAATTGCGGAAGGATACGCCAAGCAAATGCATCCTGAATGGATAATTGCGAGTGCCGGTGTTGAACAACATGGTTTGAATCCACGGGCCGTAGCGGTGATGGCGGCAGATGGTGTTGATATTAGTCAGCACACGTCAAAATTAATCGACAACGATTATTTGCTGTCATCAGACTTAGTAATTACGTTGTGTGGGGATGCACGCGACAAGTGTCCAGTGACCCCACCGACAATTGAACGGTTGCACTGGGGATTAAACGATCCTGCTCAAGCGACTGGTACTGAGGATGAAATCATGGCGGTGTTCCGCGAAGTTCGTGATGAAATAAAAAAACAGATTGAAAATTTAGCAGTTTAA
- the mnmG gene encoding tRNA uridine-5-carboxymethylaminomethyl(34) synthesis enzyme MnmG: MAVIPYDAGEYDVIVVGAGHAGSEAALAAARMGNETLLMTISLEMVAFMPCNPAVGGPAKGIVVREIDALGGEMGRNTDKTYVQMRMLNTGKGPAVRALRAQSDKDAYHMEMKNTMEHTPNLTLRQGIVEEVLVEDGEAVGVKTSTGAMYHSKAVVLTAGTSSRGKIIIGELMYTSGPNNSQPSIKLSENLLDLGFELKRFKTGTPPRVDGSTIDFSVTEEQPGDEKPNHFSFTSKDENYLALKQQLSCWLTYTNEHTHDIIRENLHRAPMFTGVIEGVGPRYCPSIEDKIVRFADKLQHQLFLEPEGRNTDEWYVQGFSTSMPEEVQLKMLHSVAGLENAELMRPGYAIEYDVVAPHQLRHTLETKVIKNLFTAGQMNGTSGYEEAAGQGIIAGINAGLRAQGKEGYEMKRSEGYIGVMIDDLVTKGTNEPYRLLTSRAEYRLLLRHDNADLRLTEKGHELGMISDERYAEFTAKRDAIEAEKKRLNTIRINPNEALDKYLVSCGSNPMKDSVLAAELLRRPEVDYAKLLEFVPASATPLDRYVIEEVEVQVKYEGYIKKAQEKVDKLHRMEAKKIPLNIDYSAIEGLAIEAKQKLAKIEPETLAQASRISGVNPADIAILSVYVQNGRIAKLPAEV, encoded by the coding sequence ATGGCAGTTATTCCATATGATGCTGGCGAATACGACGTAATTGTCGTTGGTGCTGGTCACGCTGGTTCAGAAGCCGCTTTGGCAGCCGCGCGCATGGGTAACGAGACATTATTGATGACGATTTCACTTGAAATGGTCGCATTTATGCCCTGTAACCCTGCAGTAGGTGGTCCCGCAAAGGGAATTGTCGTGCGCGAAATTGACGCCCTTGGTGGTGAAATGGGTCGTAATACCGATAAGACATACGTTCAAATGCGGATGTTGAACACTGGTAAGGGTCCAGCTGTGCGCGCTTTACGTGCTCAATCAGACAAAGACGCTTACCACATGGAAATGAAAAACACGATGGAACACACGCCTAACTTAACTTTACGTCAAGGAATTGTCGAAGAAGTGTTAGTTGAAGATGGCGAAGCTGTTGGCGTGAAGACCTCAACTGGTGCGATGTACCATTCTAAGGCCGTTGTGTTAACCGCCGGAACTTCATCACGTGGGAAGATTATTATTGGGGAATTGATGTACACATCAGGCCCTAACAACTCACAACCTTCAATCAAATTGTCAGAAAACTTGTTGGATCTTGGTTTTGAACTCAAGCGTTTCAAGACTGGGACACCACCACGGGTTGATGGTTCAACGATTGATTTTTCAGTGACCGAAGAACAACCTGGGGATGAAAAGCCGAACCACTTTAGCTTCACCTCAAAGGATGAAAATTACCTTGCTTTGAAGCAACAATTGTCTTGTTGGTTAACTTATACAAATGAACACACGCACGATATTATTCGTGAAAACTTGCACCGGGCACCAATGTTTACTGGTGTGATTGAAGGGGTTGGCCCACGTTACTGCCCATCAATTGAAGACAAGATTGTGCGTTTTGCAGATAAGTTGCAACACCAATTGTTCCTCGAACCAGAAGGCCGCAATACTGACGAATGGTATGTTCAAGGTTTCTCAACTTCAATGCCTGAAGAAGTGCAATTGAAGATGTTGCACTCAGTGGCTGGTTTGGAAAATGCTGAATTAATGCGTCCTGGTTACGCCATCGAATACGACGTGGTGGCACCACACCAACTTCGGCACACTTTGGAAACTAAGGTCATCAAGAACTTGTTTACTGCCGGTCAAATGAACGGAACTTCTGGTTATGAAGAAGCCGCCGGTCAAGGAATTATCGCTGGTATCAATGCCGGTCTCCGTGCCCAAGGTAAAGAAGGCTACGAAATGAAGCGTTCTGAAGGTTACATTGGGGTTATGATTGATGACCTTGTAACTAAGGGAACTAACGAACCTTACCGTTTGTTGACTTCACGGGCCGAATATCGTTTGTTGCTCCGTCATGATAACGCTGACTTGCGTTTGACTGAAAAGGGTCACGAACTTGGGATGATTTCCGACGAACGTTATGCCGAATTTACAGCTAAGCGTGATGCGATTGAAGCGGAAAAGAAGCGTTTGAACACAATTCGTATCAATCCAAATGAAGCCTTGGATAAGTACCTCGTTTCTTGTGGTTCTAACCCAATGAAGGATTCTGTATTGGCTGCTGAATTGCTTCGTCGGCCAGAAGTTGACTACGCTAAGTTGTTAGAATTCGTGCCAGCGAGCGCAACGCCACTTGATCGCTACGTGATTGAAGAAGTTGAAGTGCAAGTTAAGTACGAAGGCTACATCAAGAAAGCGCAAGAAAAGGTTGATAAGCTCCACCGGATGGAAGCTAAAAAAATTCCGTTGAATATTGATTATTCAGCTATTGAAGGTTTGGCAATTGAAGCCAAGCAAAAGTTAGCGAAGATTGAACCAGAAACTTTGGCGCAAGCTTCACGGATTTCAGGGGTTAACCCAGCCGACATCGCCATTTTGAGCGTTTACGTGCAAAATGGTCGCATCGCTAAGTTACCAGCTGAAGTATAA
- the mnmE gene encoding tRNA uridine-5-carboxymethylaminomethyl(34) synthesis GTPase MnmE has translation MANAGSTITEFDTIAAISTPPGEGAISIIRLSGEEAVDVACRVFKGKNLSKVDSHTINYGHIIDPDKDNQEVDEVMVSVMRAPRTFTREDVIEINAHGGIVATNRILQLLLSNGARLAEPGEFTKRAFLNGRIDLSQAEAVMDLIRAKTDRSMQVALNQLDGNLSGLIRKIRKDIVDTLAQVEVNIDYPEYDAVEQMTTQLLLEQATNVQAHVAQLLKTAKQGKVLREGLATAIIGRPNVGKSSILNHLLHEDKAIVTEIAGTTRDVIEEYVNVHGVPLKLVDTAGIRDTEDVVEKIGVERSRAAIVKADLVMLVLNTNEPLTDEDRELIKITADKKRIVILNKTDLEQKLDPNDIASLIEPNEMIAVSVLKNLNMDLLEEKIAHLFFDEGIENNQTTVMVTNARHIGLLASASKSLQAVIDGVAMGMPVDIVQIDMTDAWDKLGEITGDSVQDDLLTELFSQFCLGK, from the coding sequence ATGGCTAACGCTGGAAGTACCATTACAGAATTTGACACGATTGCCGCTATTAGTACGCCACCTGGCGAAGGGGCGATTTCGATTATTCGTTTAAGCGGTGAAGAAGCCGTTGACGTTGCTTGTCGGGTTTTCAAAGGCAAGAACTTAAGCAAAGTTGATTCACACACAATTAATTACGGACATATTATTGATCCGGATAAAGATAATCAAGAAGTTGATGAAGTGATGGTCTCAGTAATGCGGGCACCACGGACATTTACGCGTGAAGACGTCATTGAAATTAATGCGCACGGTGGGATTGTTGCGACTAACCGCATTCTCCAATTGCTCTTGAGTAATGGTGCCCGGTTAGCTGAACCTGGTGAATTTACCAAGCGGGCGTTCTTGAACGGCCGGATTGATTTGTCACAAGCAGAAGCCGTGATGGACTTAATTCGCGCTAAAACTGATCGTTCAATGCAAGTTGCTTTGAATCAATTGGATGGGAACTTGTCTGGTTTAATTCGCAAGATTCGGAAGGACATCGTGGATACTTTGGCGCAAGTCGAAGTTAACATTGATTACCCTGAATATGATGCGGTTGAGCAAATGACAACGCAATTGTTATTGGAACAAGCAACGAATGTGCAAGCACACGTTGCGCAATTATTAAAAACGGCCAAGCAAGGTAAAGTTTTACGTGAAGGTTTGGCAACAGCGATTATCGGCCGACCAAATGTGGGTAAGAGTTCAATTTTGAACCACTTGTTGCATGAAGATAAAGCGATTGTGACGGAAATTGCTGGGACAACCCGGGATGTGATTGAAGAATACGTCAACGTCCACGGTGTGCCTTTGAAGCTGGTTGATACCGCTGGGATTCGTGATACAGAAGACGTCGTTGAAAAAATCGGGGTCGAACGTTCACGGGCTGCGATTGTTAAGGCTGACTTAGTGATGTTGGTGCTGAATACGAATGAACCATTAACCGATGAAGATCGTGAATTGATTAAGATTACTGCTGATAAGAAGCGGATTGTGATTTTGAACAAGACTGATTTGGAACAAAAATTAGATCCAAATGATATCGCGAGTTTGATTGAACCAAACGAAATGATCGCTGTTTCAGTTTTGAAAAACTTGAACATGGACTTATTGGAAGAAAAAATCGCGCACTTGTTCTTTGATGAAGGTATCGAAAACAATCAAACGACGGTGATGGTCACTAACGCGCGCCACATTGGTTTATTAGCTAGCGCAAGTAAGTCGTTGCAAGCGGTCATTGATGGTGTTGCGATGGGGATGCCGGTTGATATTGTGCAAATCGATATGACGGATGCCTGGGACAAGCTTGGTGAGATTACTGGGGATTCGGTCCAAGATGATTTATTGACGGAATTATTTAGCCAATTCTGTCTTGGAAAGTAG
- a CDS encoding Ig-like domain-containing protein, with protein MKKHKNLKTVLYSSLVLGAVVVAFNANTAGASAATNSNQQRWGQAQLFDAAAATDTPAKEVAAVFATDGDATTYQTSDTAVNSATVDQLTAAVKAASDANDSDGATKALKDLDAYYLAVGDNALDAQGTIPIDEAHFPDSIFRAFVATIAQQATGKDVKVLTPDTLKMFGQLDLTNLHFDNLTGIQYFKAIQKLTLNGNNVGDLSILKDNPILGELYAHDMGPELATADVSELPILYKAQFGSLGATSISDDADNIDLKAEDVTVTRDQNLKKIVTNSTLDELGVVFSDSLTTIDTSQSSHLTTLQLSHNGGLKNLDVTKNPELQLLTIRDSSAIEKLDLSNNTSLTNLTIAMTPPDSADKNSQVTLKDVTLPDAKKLSLLDLENLSITADQLAKGLETYTELDSLVLQNTGLKTVDLSNNPGLTVAVLANNQLTDIAGLAKLQNLDSLFVGSNQLTSLDLSKNPRVARVNAADNQLKTLKVAPQSTANGGQKISYLDVRNNKLDEASFNSTLAQLSGLTTLLASDNNLTHVDLAKNIYLSNIDLSNNHLRTLDMSTNVSNNRSGANISGQTVADQAFYAQKDAQGATKYYFNLKQFLNEASTEDLAQYATVPAQIDWKLDPTTGVAVYQGTGQPTDIEYTYNVGAMLTMPVHVDLQADPTVAAYHVDFAATDSKTTVTAKTVDLSSTDDGVLTADQVPAYKVNDANYHFVGWEDATGQAIKLNQAGQIIGSKTLYAVVAPNAYTISFDTAGGTKLADTQAKTASGSKTSTYTLPAGPTKADFSFTGWEDDRGNTYKAGDTVKLTADTKFTAQYQANGATAVKLAVAVTSNKATDTGATLTGTATAGASLAVVDQYGVTVATGTADSKGAFTLTAKGVVAGDTLTVTATKTATATQTYTTATANKVVAAEQVAVSVPKTTPKTPAPAKKKVATSLKLDKAYTANKYVTGKTEAKAQVTVTTKAGKVLGKVKAATNGKFKVKLKTTKAQTVYVSVKAIDTKTTTKNTTKKALKVTKSPAPKRSTLKVTKKTFTGKTTQGATVKLYNAKGKVVAQKHVTTKNGKFSIKLKQTYKKGTKFTVKVQNDHAHGFAKAQTSFKAK; from the coding sequence ATGAAGAAACACAAAAACTTGAAGACCGTTTTATATAGTTCATTAGTACTTGGTGCGGTAGTTGTAGCTTTTAATGCAAATACAGCCGGTGCTAGTGCAGCGACTAATAGTAATCAACAACGTTGGGGGCAAGCGCAGTTATTCGACGCGGCAGCCGCAACGGACACACCCGCCAAAGAAGTCGCAGCCGTATTTGCGACAGATGGCGATGCTACCACCTACCAAACGAGTGATACAGCGGTTAATAGCGCAACGGTTGATCAGTTGACCGCCGCAGTTAAAGCTGCCTCAGATGCTAATGATTCAGATGGTGCTACCAAGGCTTTAAAGGATTTGGATGCGTACTATTTGGCAGTCGGTGATAATGCGCTCGATGCCCAAGGGACGATTCCCATTGATGAAGCGCACTTTCCGGATTCAATTTTCCGGGCCTTTGTGGCAACAATCGCCCAACAAGCAACTGGTAAGGATGTCAAAGTCTTAACACCAGATACGTTGAAGATGTTTGGGCAATTAGATTTGACGAATTTGCATTTTGATAATCTAACCGGTATTCAATATTTCAAAGCCATCCAAAAATTAACGTTGAACGGTAACAATGTTGGAGATTTATCAATTTTGAAAGATAACCCAATTTTGGGTGAATTGTACGCTCACGACATGGGTCCCGAGTTAGCAACGGCGGATGTCAGTGAATTACCAATTTTGTACAAAGCACAATTTGGTTCACTTGGAGCGACAAGTATCAGTGATGATGCTGACAACATTGATTTAAAAGCTGAAGATGTGACGGTTACCCGTGATCAAAACTTAAAGAAAATTGTTACTAATTCAACACTTGATGAATTGGGCGTTGTATTTTCCGATAGCTTGACCACGATTGACACATCACAAAGTAGCCACTTAACAACGCTGCAGTTATCGCATAATGGTGGTTTGAAAAATCTAGATGTGACGAAAAATCCTGAATTACAATTATTGACGATTCGTGATTCAAGCGCCATTGAAAAGTTGGATTTGAGTAACAATACTAGTTTGACAAACTTAACCATCGCAATGACGCCACCAGATAGTGCTGACAAAAACAGCCAAGTGACTTTAAAAGACGTTACTTTACCAGATGCGAAGAAGCTTTCATTGTTAGATTTGGAAAATCTGAGTATCACGGCTGATCAGTTAGCCAAAGGTTTAGAAACGTATACCGAGTTGGATAGTTTAGTATTGCAAAATACTGGTTTGAAAACCGTTGATTTATCAAATAATCCTGGTTTGACAGTCGCCGTGTTAGCTAATAATCAGTTGACTGACATTGCTGGTTTGGCTAAGTTACAAAACCTCGATAGTTTGTTTGTTGGTAGTAATCAATTAACTAGCTTAGATTTATCGAAGAATCCACGGGTAGCACGCGTTAATGCCGCGGATAACCAACTTAAGACGTTAAAGGTTGCCCCACAATCAACAGCAAATGGTGGGCAAAAGATTTCATATTTAGATGTCCGGAATAATAAATTAGATGAAGCGAGTTTCAATAGTACGTTAGCGCAATTATCGGGCTTAACGACACTGTTGGCATCAGATAATAATTTAACGCACGTCGACTTAGCTAAAAATATTTATCTAAGTAATATTGATTTATCAAACAACCACCTGCGGACATTAGATATGAGTACGAACGTTTCTAATAACCGGAGTGGTGCGAATATTTCGGGCCAAACGGTCGCAGACCAAGCATTCTACGCACAAAAAGATGCGCAAGGCGCCACGAAATACTATTTCAACTTGAAGCAGTTTTTGAATGAAGCTTCAACCGAAGATTTAGCACAATACGCAACGGTCCCAGCGCAAATTGATTGGAAATTAGACCCAACAACTGGGGTGGCGGTATATCAAGGTACCGGGCAACCAACGGATATTGAATATACGTACAACGTTGGTGCAATGCTAACAATGCCCGTTCACGTTGATTTACAAGCTGATCCAACCGTGGCAGCCTACCATGTTGACTTTGCGGCAACTGATAGTAAAACCACGGTTACTGCCAAAACAGTTGACCTCTCATCAACTGATGATGGTGTCTTGACCGCTGACCAAGTGCCAGCCTACAAAGTCAATGATGCCAACTATCACTTTGTTGGTTGGGAAGATGCGACCGGGCAAGCCATTAAGCTTAATCAAGCCGGCCAAATTATTGGTAGCAAAACATTGTACGCAGTGGTTGCACCGAACGCTTACACGATTTCATTTGACACTGCTGGTGGCACTAAATTAGCTGACACACAGGCGAAAACGGCAAGTGGCTCAAAAACTAGCACGTATACATTACCAGCCGGACCAACAAAAGCGGACTTCAGTTTTACTGGTTGGGAAGATGATCGGGGCAATACCTACAAAGCTGGTGATACCGTTAAGTTAACGGCGGATACTAAGTTTACTGCACAATACCAAGCTAATGGTGCGACTGCCGTTAAGCTGGCAGTGGCGGTGACAAGTAACAAGGCAACGGATACGGGAGCAACCTTAACTGGTACGGCAACAGCCGGCGCAAGTTTAGCGGTTGTTGATCAATATGGTGTCACAGTTGCGACTGGTACGGCTGACAGCAAGGGTGCGTTTACCTTAACTGCTAAAGGCGTAGTTGCTGGTGATACTTTGACCGTAACTGCTACCAAGACTGCGACGGCCACGCAAACTTACACTACCGCGACGGCCAACAAAGTGGTTGCTGCTGAGCAGGTGGCAGTGAGTGTACCAAAGACAACTCCTAAGACCCCAGCGCCAGCTAAGAAGAAAGTTGCAACTAGCTTGAAACTTGATAAAGCTTACACCGCTAACAAGTATGTCACTGGTAAAACTGAAGCAAAAGCGCAAGTTACGGTGACAACTAAGGCTGGTAAAGTTCTTGGCAAGGTTAAGGCAGCAACGAACGGTAAATTCAAAGTTAAGTTGAAAACTACTAAGGCACAGACGGTCTATGTCAGTGTTAAAGCAATTGACACTAAAACTACAACAAAAAACACGACTAAAAAGGCACTTAAAGTTACAAAGAGCCCTGCGCCTAAGCGAAGTACACTCAAAGTTACTAAAAAGACCTTTACAGGTAAGACAACCCAAGGCGCAACTGTTAAGTTATACAACGCCAAAGGAAAGGTCGTTGCACAGAAACACGTAACGACGAAAAACGGTAAATTCTCAATTAAGTTGAAGCAAACTTATAAGAAGGGTACTAAGTTCACCGTTAAAGTTCAAAATGATCACGCACATGGCTTTGCCAAAGCTCAAACGAGTTTTAAAGCTAAGTAA
- a CDS encoding Ig-like domain-containing protein, with the protein MKLATKVKLGLFSTVLLGTVSVGVFTNVVPDAVAGHSTLIRASAAETDNQAYQVGVGTHVNGSFGPNYYFNIAKYLGTQYTDLKLTGDSATSTVTGWTLKDQNVAYYNGVSQPTTISFSYTDSDGKTQNKTVTLSADLVRTSFNLTFKIAPADANKVTLAAGVAADISNVLVNPDGTVSVVIPVSATESSSGANNGIASLLTQADLDKNLQLTFLIQGYGLTEWNTKADGTGTALALNKLAAGQYEDQTFYAVVKNTTNVRFKADSTRSDSVDAITASLDDKTQIGTVTAPDVTAKPGYRFDGWAEFNSDGTSVVDGDGKQVIVQPHATASVKRGAYFEARYTDLKQLTVTLNTGKGTFSYTPATVSSKPTDAKGNNLYVATDYYDDQNGFALGSIPTPELANYQFDYWTDAQGKQVASYPNPKLTGATTYYAHYTALPKYSLTYDLNGGQATKTSETVYFDNNTGFTLPAGPTKQGTEFAYWLGSDGKAYAAASGVNLSDFASKTLTFKAVYTADVAQYQATFVVGGTKTSVKFSGNLLDGTTASIYDGNTATLQDSTGATFDYWLGSDGKVYGDYTTLPASDITLTAVFVTGENTGVAKKITFKTATTAKNVSLPADENGTINYYGRYYLPYTTPTADGQVFAYYTDGKGNHFQPGDAIAIADSGITLTAVFNSVASTNADAASVIDTASEYSDTAQADADAVKKAAEQAKADAAKKTADQAKADVAKKAVDQAKADAAKKVADQAKADAAKKAAAKAKADAAKKAAAKAKADAAKKKAAKAKAAAKKKAAKAKAAAKQKAAKPKLKVTVKHTVKKFTGTTTKGVTVKVYNAKGKLLGKAKANAKGKFTIKLKKKVAKKAKLKFVVQNNKANGAKKLTKTIKVK; encoded by the coding sequence ATGAAGTTAGCAACAAAAGTTAAATTAGGATTATTCAGTACGGTGTTATTAGGAACCGTATCAGTTGGCGTTTTTACGAATGTTGTCCCAGATGCCGTTGCCGGTCATAGTACGTTAATTCGGGCGTCGGCAGCTGAAACGGATAATCAAGCGTATCAAGTTGGTGTCGGCACACACGTTAACGGTTCATTTGGTCCCAATTACTATTTTAATATTGCAAAGTATTTGGGCACGCAATACACAGACCTTAAACTCACAGGCGACTCAGCGACGAGCACAGTAACCGGGTGGACGTTAAAAGATCAAAATGTTGCGTATTATAACGGTGTGTCACAGCCGACCACAATTAGTTTTAGTTATACAGATAGTGATGGTAAAACCCAAAATAAGACGGTTACCTTAAGTGCCGACTTAGTCCGGACTAGTTTTAACTTAACGTTTAAAATCGCCCCAGCAGATGCAAATAAAGTTACGTTAGCCGCTGGTGTGGCCGCCGATATTTCAAACGTTTTGGTGAACCCGGATGGGACAGTTAGTGTGGTAATTCCCGTTTCGGCTACCGAATCATCAAGTGGCGCCAATAACGGGATTGCTTCATTACTGACACAAGCTGATTTGGATAAGAATTTACAATTAACATTTTTGATTCAGGGTTATGGTTTGACGGAATGGAACACCAAAGCGGATGGAACTGGTACGGCGTTGGCGTTAAATAAGCTAGCGGCGGGGCAATATGAAGACCAAACTTTCTATGCCGTCGTAAAAAATACAACCAACGTGCGTTTTAAAGCGGACTCAACGCGCAGTGATTCAGTGGATGCAATTACCGCATCTTTGGATGATAAAACGCAAATTGGTACGGTGACAGCCCCAGATGTTACCGCTAAACCGGGTTACCGTTTTGATGGTTGGGCGGAATTTAACAGTGATGGGACGTCAGTTGTTGATGGAGACGGCAAGCAAGTTATTGTCCAACCACATGCGACCGCTAGTGTTAAGCGTGGTGCGTACTTTGAAGCGCGGTATACGGATTTAAAACAACTGACCGTAACTTTGAATACCGGTAAGGGCACATTTAGCTACACGCCAGCAACGGTAAGTAGTAAGCCAACCGATGCAAAGGGAAACAACTTGTATGTGGCGACCGATTACTATGATGATCAAAATGGATTTGCGTTGGGTAGTATCCCAACCCCGGAATTAGCCAATTATCAATTTGACTATTGGACCGACGCGCAAGGCAAGCAAGTTGCCAGTTATCCTAATCCAAAGCTAACAGGTGCCACAACGTACTACGCGCACTATACGGCGTTACCTAAGTATTCACTGACGTATGATTTGAATGGCGGGCAAGCAACGAAAACTAGTGAAACCGTGTACTTCGATAACAATACCGGTTTCACGTTACCAGCTGGACCAACAAAGCAAGGGACTGAGTTTGCATATTGGCTAGGTAGTGACGGTAAAGCATACGCCGCCGCGAGTGGGGTTAATTTAAGTGATTTTGCTAGCAAAACCCTGACGTTTAAGGCTGTTTACACTGCTGATGTGGCGCAATACCAAGCGACATTTGTGGTAGGTGGTACGAAAACGAGCGTGAAATTCTCCGGTAACTTACTCGATGGAACAACGGCAAGTATCTATGATGGAAATACTGCCACGTTGCAGGATTCAACTGGAGCAACGTTTGACTATTGGTTGGGTAGCGACGGTAAAGTCTATGGCGATTACACAACTTTGCCAGCGAGTGATATTACACTGACGGCCGTTTTTGTAACCGGTGAAAATACTGGAGTAGCGAAAAAAATTACATTTAAGACCGCAACCACGGCGAAAAATGTCAGCTTACCAGCGGATGAAAATGGCACAATTAACTACTACGGTCGTTATTACTTACCGTATACAACGCCAACGGCTGACGGCCAAGTATTTGCCTACTATACTGATGGCAAAGGAAATCATTTCCAACCAGGGGACGCAATTGCGATTGCCGATAGTGGCATTACCTTAACCGCCGTGTTTAATAGCGTGGCAAGTACTAACGCGGATGCGGCTAGTGTAATTGATACTGCTAGCGAGTATAGCGATACAGCGCAGGCTGATGCAGATGCAGTGAAGAAAGCAGCGGAGCAAGCGAAGGCAGACGCAGCGAAGAAAACCGCGGACCAGGCCAAAGCGGACGTAGCGAAGAAAGCGGTAGACCAAGCAAAGGCGGACGCAGCCAAGAAAGTAGCAGACCAGGCCAAGGCCGACGCAGCCAAGAAGGCAGCAGCCAAAGCCAAGGCCGACGCGGCGAAGAAGGCAGCAGCCAAAGCTAAGGCGGACGCAGCGAAGAAAAAGGCAGCAAAGGCAAAAGCAGCGGCGAAGAAGAAAGCCGCTAAAGCAAAAGCGGCTGCCAAGCAAAAGGCGGCTAAACCCAAGTTGAAAGTAACCGTGAAGCACACAGTCAAGAAGTTCACTGGCACAACAACTAAGGGGGTCACAGTTAAAGTTTATAATGCCAAGGGAAAGTTACTTGGTAAAGCTAAGGCCAATGCCAAAGGTAAATTTACGATTAAGCTAAAAAAGAAGGTCGCTAAAAAAGCTAAGTTGAAGTTTGTGGTACAAAACAACAAGGCAAATGGTGCCAAAAAATTAACTAAAACAATCAAAGTTAAGTGA